A section of the Metabacillus endolithicus genome encodes:
- a CDS encoding GNAT family N-acetyltransferase → MNYTYKVHDNIDAAELSQVFKASGIRRPVDDLDRLQKMIDQADIIITARAENKVIGVARAITDFSYCCYLSDLAVDKDHQKAGIGKHLIKLLQDEIGEEVSLLLLSAPEAMEYYPKIGFTSLDNGFSIPRKK, encoded by the coding sequence ATGAATTATACATACAAAGTCCACGATAACATTGATGCAGCTGAGCTTTCACAAGTTTTTAAAGCTTCAGGAATACGAAGACCTGTTGATGATTTAGACCGACTACAAAAAATGATCGACCAGGCAGATATTATCATAACAGCACGAGCAGAAAATAAAGTTATTGGTGTGGCGAGAGCGATTACAGATTTCAGCTATTGCTGCTATCTATCAGATCTTGCAGTCGATAAAGATCATCAAAAAGCTGGAATTGGTAAGCACCTTATAAAATTATTACAAGACGAAATAGGAGAAGAGGTGTCACTTTTATTGCTTTCTGCTCCTGAAGCAATGGAATATTATCCGAAAATCGGATTTACTTCTTTAGATAATGGGTTTAGTATCCCTAGAAAAAAATAA
- a CDS encoding sugar-binding transcriptional regulator yields MERDKLNKIIEAARLYYQLDYSQQEIAKKLDVSRPTVSRLLKQAKDSGIVEITIHNPVEAGEQLTERLREKFGLKEVIVVSMSEHDNTNIKKQLGEVAADYLNKIVKDYDVIATSWGTTIYEVATRLKQRPLSHTTIVQLNGGVSHSETKTYASEIIHLFGEAYNTQTFLLPLPAIVDHIVVKQAIEADRHIHKILDLGKQANIAIFSVGTPVVDSVLLQAEYLSKEDQHLIQSRAAGEICSRFFDKNGEICVESLNNRTIGIELHELAKKEKSILVAGGSKKLEAIYGALKGKYANVLITDQHTASLLIEMDV; encoded by the coding sequence ATGGAAAGAGATAAGCTTAATAAAATCATTGAAGCTGCTAGACTTTACTATCAATTAGATTATAGTCAGCAAGAGATTGCAAAAAAATTAGACGTTTCCAGACCAACTGTTTCCAGATTGCTTAAACAAGCCAAGGATTCCGGAATTGTTGAGATTACCATCCATAATCCTGTTGAGGCTGGTGAACAATTGACGGAACGATTAAGAGAAAAGTTCGGCCTAAAAGAAGTGATTGTGGTCTCTATGTCTGAACATGACAATACGAATATAAAAAAACAGCTAGGTGAGGTTGCAGCTGACTATCTAAACAAAATTGTAAAAGATTATGATGTGATTGCAACATCATGGGGAACAACAATTTATGAAGTCGCAACTAGGCTGAAGCAAAGACCCTTAAGCCATACAACAATTGTTCAGCTGAATGGCGGGGTTAGCCATTCAGAGACAAAGACTTATGCGTCAGAAATCATTCATTTGTTTGGTGAAGCTTATAATACACAAACCTTTTTGTTACCGTTACCAGCAATTGTAGATCATATTGTTGTAAAGCAAGCGATTGAAGCAGATCGTCATATTCATAAAATTCTCGACCTCGGTAAACAGGCGAATATCGCCATTTTTAGTGTTGGAACACCTGTTGTAGATTCTGTTCTTTTACAAGCTGAATATCTATCAAAGGAAGATCAACATTTAATTCAATCAAGAGCAGCTGGAGAAATTTGTTCTAGATTTTTTGATAAGAATGGTGAGATTTGTGTAGAAAGTCTAAACAATCGAACGATCGGCATAGAACTCCATGAATTAGCCAAAAAAGAGAAATCGATATTGGTTGCGGGAGGATCCAAAAAGCTAGAAGCCATATACGGTGCACTAAAAGGGAAATATGCAAATGTGTTAATTACAGATCAACATACTGCAAGCTTGTTAATCGAAATGGATGTCTAG
- the tkt gene encoding transketolase translates to MSELTQTEKLSIETIRTLSIDAIEKANSGHPGMPMGAAPMAYTLWTKFMNVNPSNPSWFNRDRFVLSAGHGSMLLYSLLHLTGYDVTMDDLKEFRQWGSKTPGHPEFGHTPGVDATTGPLGQGIAMAVGMAMAERHLAETYNKPSYNVVDHYTYAICGDGDLMEGISSEAASLAAHLKLGRLVVLYDSNDISLDGDLDRSFSENVEQRFTAQGWQVIRVENGNDLNEISAAIEQAKQDLNRPTLIEVKTTIGFGSPNKSGKSASHGSPLGADEIKLTKAAYDWTFEEDFHVPGEVYDHFNKTVHEAGKAKEEEWNSLVAAYEKEFPELGKQFKHAVSGELPEGWDQHIPVYEEGSSLASRASSGEVLNGIAKGLPSFFGGSADLAGSNKTTISGSGDFTSEDYSGRNIWFGVREFAMGAALNGMALHGGLHVFGGTFFVFSDYLRPAIRLAALMNLPVTYVFTHDSIAVGEDGPTHEPIEQLPSLRAMPNLSVVRPADGNETAAAWKTAIESTSTPTALVLTRQNLKTIKGTNETAYEGVKKGAYVISPANKETADVLLLASGSEVGLAIEAQQVLSQEGIEAAVVSMPAWDRFEAQTQEYKRSVLPKEVKKRLAIEMASPLGWDRYTGDEGDILAINTFGASAPEKRVLAEYGFTVENVVARVKKLIQE, encoded by the coding sequence ATGAGTGAATTAACACAAACAGAAAAGTTATCTATTGAAACAATCCGTACTTTGTCAATTGACGCGATTGAAAAGGCTAATTCAGGACATCCAGGAATGCCAATGGGGGCAGCTCCTATGGCTTACACATTATGGACAAAATTTATGAATGTAAATCCATCAAACCCAAGCTGGTTTAACAGAGATCGTTTTGTTCTTTCAGCAGGTCATGGCTCTATGTTACTTTACAGCCTTCTTCACTTAACAGGTTATGATGTAACAATGGACGATTTAAAAGAATTTAGACAATGGGGAAGTAAAACTCCAGGACATCCTGAGTTTGGTCACACACCAGGTGTAGATGCAACAACAGGTCCTCTAGGACAAGGTATTGCAATGGCAGTAGGTATGGCAATGGCTGAGCGTCATTTAGCAGAAACTTACAACAAGCCTTCATATAATGTAGTGGATCACTATACTTACGCAATCTGTGGTGATGGAGACTTAATGGAAGGTATTTCTTCTGAAGCAGCATCATTAGCAGCTCACTTAAAACTAGGTCGTCTAGTTGTATTATATGATTCAAACGATATTTCATTAGATGGTGACCTTGATCGCTCATTCTCTGAAAATGTTGAACAACGTTTCACAGCACAAGGCTGGCAAGTTATTCGCGTTGAAAACGGAAATGACTTGAACGAAATTTCAGCAGCAATTGAACAAGCGAAACAAGATTTAAATCGTCCAACATTAATTGAAGTAAAAACAACAATCGGTTTTGGTTCACCAAACAAATCAGGTAAATCAGCTTCTCACGGTTCTCCACTAGGTGCGGATGAAATTAAATTAACGAAAGCAGCATACGATTGGACATTTGAAGAAGACTTCCATGTTCCAGGTGAAGTTTATGACCACTTCAACAAAACTGTCCATGAAGCTGGAAAAGCGAAAGAAGAAGAGTGGAATTCTTTAGTAGCTGCATATGAAAAAGAGTTTCCTGAGTTAGGAAAACAATTTAAACATGCAGTAAGCGGTGAGCTTCCAGAAGGTTGGGATCAACACATTCCAGTTTACGAAGAAGGATCTAGCCTGGCATCTCGTGCTTCTTCTGGTGAAGTATTAAATGGGATTGCAAAAGGTCTTCCATCATTCTTTGGTGGTTCTGCTGACTTAGCAGGTTCTAACAAAACAACAATTAGTGGTAGCGGTGACTTCACAAGCGAAGATTACAGCGGTCGCAACATCTGGTTCGGTGTTCGTGAATTTGCAATGGGTGCTGCACTAAATGGTATGGCGTTACATGGTGGCCTTCATGTGTTCGGTGGGACATTCTTTGTATTCTCAGATTACCTACGTCCAGCAATTCGTCTTGCAGCTCTTATGAACTTACCAGTAACATATGTGTTTACACATGACAGTATTGCTGTTGGTGAAGATGGCCCTACACATGAGCCAATTGAGCAGCTTCCATCATTACGTGCAATGCCTAATCTTTCTGTTGTACGTCCAGCTGATGGAAATGAAACAGCAGCAGCTTGGAAAACAGCAATTGAGTCAACATCTACTCCAACTGCACTTGTATTAACTCGTCAAAACTTAAAAACAATCAAAGGTACGAACGAAACAGCTTATGAAGGTGTGAAAAAAGGAGCATATGTGATCTCACCAGCTAATAAAGAAACAGCAGATGTTCTTTTACTAGCATCAGGTTCTGAGGTTGGTTTAGCAATAGAAGCACAACAAGTATTATCTCAAGAAGGTATTGAAGCAGCTGTTGTAAGTATGCCAGCTTGGGATCGCTTCGAGGCACAAACTCAGGAATACAAGCGTTCTGTTCTTCCAAAAGAAGTGAAGAAACGCCTTGCAATTGAAATGGCTTCTCCACTTGGGTGGGATCGTTACACTGGAGACGAAGGAGATATTTTAGCAATCAATACATTTGGTGCTTCAGCTCCTGAAAAACGTGTTCTAGCTGAATACGGCTTTACAGTTGAAAACGTAGTAGCGCGTGTGAAAAAGTTAATCCAAGAATAA
- a CDS encoding 6-phosphofructokinase produces MKIGVVHFGCALAGASEIVRTLVEEAFIQGDMVYGIEWNASAKKIQQTELDRNSLHTFGFNRYRLNRFSINIWNEQLDKIASELSELDQVILLGDTKANLDHFTSKLLVVPISYYNNINGSQATLGYDTALNSIVESIESVRDTASSLSYGKVRVFNVQIPGYESSRLLNDTALAVDAEVVDQVSGDVINHLKQHIRNKEANKEGYTFFVMDNSVDPEELGKHFEEFDLDWKAVVIDESQCGGPYPTAVDRLLANQLKRAVVEWVRSNHKSGQLLIQDNKVILSELKQSEGIK; encoded by the coding sequence ATGAAAATAGGTGTAGTTCATTTTGGTTGTGCTTTAGCAGGTGCATCAGAGATCGTTCGTACCCTAGTAGAAGAAGCGTTTATTCAAGGGGATATGGTTTACGGCATTGAATGGAATGCTTCAGCAAAAAAAATACAACAAACTGAACTTGACAGAAATTCACTTCATACATTTGGCTTTAATCGATATAGATTGAATCGATTTTCTATTAATATATGGAACGAACAGCTAGATAAGATTGCAAGTGAATTATCTGAGCTTGATCAGGTTATTTTATTAGGGGACACAAAAGCTAATCTGGACCATTTTACATCTAAACTATTAGTAGTACCTATTAGTTATTACAATAATATAAATGGTTCACAAGCAACATTAGGTTATGATACTGCTTTAAATTCTATTGTTGAAAGCATTGAAAGTGTTAGGGATACAGCTAGTTCATTATCGTATGGTAAAGTTCGCGTTTTTAATGTGCAAATACCCGGATATGAATCTTCACGGTTATTAAACGACACAGCTTTAGCAGTTGATGCAGAGGTTGTGGATCAAGTGAGCGGTGATGTGATTAATCACTTAAAACAACACATTAGGAACAAGGAAGCGAATAAAGAAGGATACACCTTTTTTGTAATGGATAACTCTGTAGACCCAGAGGAATTAGGAAAGCATTTTGAAGAGTTTGATCTTGATTGGAAGGCTGTTGTGATCGATGAGTCACAATGTGGCGGGCCATATCCTACTGCCGTTGATCGACTTCTTGCTAATCAATTAAAAAGAGCAGTTGTAGAATGGGTTAGGTCAAATCACAAATCAGGTCAATTACTCATCCAAGATAATAAAGTTATTTTAAGTGAATTGAAACAATCGGAGGGAATAAAATGA
- a CDS encoding histidine kinase N-terminal domain-containing protein, producing MNSLSGSTHSVEEKIIKFLEETEEDFLSLWKESIILREDDIFKDRVSGNGHQMYLLVKKSLKSSIKDEEIKELAYKVAKERVLSKSNIGEFVYNVNVGRSTVIKYIIKSGISINDLQPIIDQINDHFDRYCYHAVTRYTELKDIEIKEKMVFVNQSHKDRLSLLGQMSSSFVHEFRNPLTSVMGFVKLLKNENPALKYMDTIEHELDQLKFRITQFLHASKLEVADKNKEEILVKKLFDEITAFLYPSIVDGDVKLSMTIDPTCTIVAVKDEIKQVLVNIILNSIDALKHNNSIDRKLCIKSEVRQESILFNITNNGPEIPEETKEAIFEPFYTTKSLGTGIGLYVCKSLIEKHNGTIYCESYKNKTSFIITLPINEKKPTVD from the coding sequence TTGAACTCATTGTCTGGATCAACTCATTCTGTTGAAGAGAAAATAATTAAGTTTCTTGAGGAAACAGAAGAGGACTTTTTATCATTATGGAAAGAAAGCATCATTTTACGCGAAGATGATATTTTTAAAGATAGAGTGAGTGGAAACGGGCATCAAATGTACTTATTGGTGAAGAAATCATTGAAAAGCTCTATCAAAGATGAAGAGATAAAAGAGCTAGCCTATAAAGTGGCAAAGGAACGGGTCCTTAGTAAGAGTAATATTGGTGAATTTGTTTACAATGTAAATGTTGGGAGAAGCACGGTTATAAAGTATATTATAAAATCTGGTATTTCAATTAACGATTTACAACCAATTATTGATCAAATAAATGACCATTTTGATCGTTATTGTTATCATGCTGTTACTAGATATACTGAACTAAAAGATATTGAAATAAAAGAGAAAATGGTGTTTGTTAATCAATCCCATAAAGACCGGTTATCCCTGCTTGGGCAAATGTCCTCTAGTTTTGTACATGAATTTCGAAATCCCCTTACATCAGTTATGGGCTTTGTAAAGTTGTTGAAAAATGAAAATCCTGCTTTAAAATATATGGACACTATAGAGCATGAGCTTGATCAGTTAAAATTTAGAATCACTCAATTTTTGCATGCATCAAAGTTGGAAGTAGCTGATAAGAATAAAGAAGAAATATTGGTTAAGAAGCTTTTCGATGAAATCACAGCGTTTCTTTATCCCAGCATTGTCGATGGTGATGTTAAGTTATCAATGACAATAGATCCTACTTGTACAATTGTTGCAGTAAAAGATGAAATCAAACAAGTATTAGTCAATATAATCTTAAATTCAATAGATGCTTTAAAACATAATAACTCAATTGATCGTAAACTATGTATTAAAAGTGAAGTAAGGCAGGAATCTATTCTGTTTAACATAACAAATAATGGACCAGAAATTCCGGAAGAAACAAAAGAAGCAATCTTTGAGCCCTTTTATACTACTAAGAGTTTAGGCACAGGAATCGGATTATATGTGTGTAAATCTCTGATTGAAAAGCACAATGGAACGATATATTGTGAGTCATACAAGAATAAAACCTCATTTATCATCACACTTCCTATAAATGAAAAGAAACCGACCGTAGATTAA
- a CDS encoding ECF transporter S component, producing MARPKIILLISVLIITFILLCGTLIAEKQFLLVSVLFMLGTFLPFMIRFERRKVMGRELVILAILAAIAAVSRVPFASIPSVQPTTFVIIVTGFVFGAESGFVVGALAALVSNLFLGQGPWTPWQMYAWGMIGLCAGFLRGTWIQVSPIGRAIFGFITGILFGWMMNLWYFVSLGDDIKLVEILAYYGASLYFDLAHAISNVFFLLLFATGWMKILQRFRKKYGLLEVK from the coding sequence TTGGCACGTCCAAAAATAATACTATTGATTTCTGTCTTAATTATCACCTTCATTCTACTCTGTGGAACACTCATTGCGGAGAAGCAATTTCTTCTTGTTAGTGTGCTATTTATGCTCGGTACATTCCTTCCTTTTATGATTCGTTTTGAACGAAGAAAGGTGATGGGAAGGGAACTAGTTATTTTAGCCATTCTTGCAGCGATTGCTGCGGTTAGCCGTGTTCCGTTTGCCTCTATTCCAAGTGTGCAGCCAACAACGTTTGTGATCATTGTTACAGGGTTTGTTTTCGGAGCAGAAAGTGGGTTTGTTGTTGGTGCACTTGCTGCCCTCGTTTCGAACCTATTTTTGGGTCAAGGACCATGGACTCCCTGGCAAATGTATGCCTGGGGGATGATAGGGTTATGTGCAGGATTTTTACGCGGGACATGGATACAAGTGTCACCAATTGGAAGGGCGATCTTTGGATTTATAACAGGGATATTATTCGGATGGATGATGAATCTATGGTATTTCGTTAGTCTTGGTGATGATATAAAACTAGTGGAGATTTTGGCGTATTATGGAGCAAGCTTATATTTTGATTTAGCTCATGCTATCTCAAATGTGTTTTTCTTGCTACTGTTTGCAACAGGCTGGATGAAGATTCTCCAGAGGTTCAGGAAAAAGTATGGGTTATTAGAAGTTAAATAA
- a CDS encoding energy-coupling factor ABC transporter ATP-binding protein: protein MANNSRANGTGKSTLLKVMAGLARPQRGSIYYKGKKVKKQLPNEIGFLPQNPKLFFLHDTIEDELKEIIHYHHVNAGEERIQELLDLFKLEHLLKRHPYDVSGGEMQKAALAGVLLPKPSLLLVDEPTKGLDPDSKQQFGELLKELQKQGLTIVMVTHDIEFAASYSTRCAMMFQGSITTEAPSKRFFQGNAFYTTVVNRMTRGSHIPDVLTVEEARLSWHVQK, encoded by the coding sequence ATGGCTAACAATAGTCGGGCTAATGGTACGGGAAAATCTACGCTCTTAAAGGTGATGGCAGGCTTAGCTCGACCACAGAGAGGTTCTATTTATTACAAAGGTAAAAAAGTGAAAAAACAACTCCCTAATGAAATAGGCTTTCTCCCACAAAACCCTAAGTTATTTTTTCTACATGATACGATTGAAGATGAGTTAAAAGAGATTATTCACTATCATCATGTGAATGCTGGAGAAGAAAGGATACAAGAGTTGCTCGATCTTTTTAAATTAGAGCATCTTTTAAAGCGGCATCCATATGACGTTAGTGGAGGGGAAATGCAAAAGGCAGCCCTAGCTGGGGTGCTGTTGCCAAAGCCTTCTTTGCTTCTTGTGGATGAACCAACGAAAGGTCTTGATCCAGATTCTAAGCAGCAATTCGGAGAGCTGTTAAAAGAACTTCAAAAACAAGGTTTAACGATCGTAATGGTTACACATGATATTGAATTTGCGGCAAGTTATTCAACAAGATGTGCAATGATGTTTCAAGGGTCTATTACAACAGAAGCCCCTTCTAAGCGTTTTTTTCAAGGAAATGCATTTTATACAACCGTCGTAAATCGAATGACAAGAGGCAGTCATATTCCTGATGTCTTAACGGTTGAGGAGGCTCGATTGTCTTGGCACGTCCAAAAATAA
- a CDS encoding energy-coupling factor ABC transporter ATP-binding protein, translating into MAFLEAKNISFTYPDEKQPVLKDISFSVEQGEFIVLCGSSGSGKSTLLRLIKREIAPHGEKKGEFFLENNPLLTIEAEEVAKSIGMVFQDPENQIVMDKVLEELIFGLENMGASTGEMRKRVAEIVHFFGLEGLLDKKTYELSGGQKQLVNLASVLLMEPKVLLLDEPTSQLDPVSAREFIGMLQTMNEEFGITVIIAEHRLEELFGIADRAMVLDKGEMLYFDHPRSVIQRLGSEKNHEMYNYLPSPARLFLDQSNERHSGLIPLSVKEGKKWLNSLHVTVTKEITENKTYQDMLLQLKHLDFQYSKDTNKILNNLSLNVFEGEWLTIVGLMVRENLRS; encoded by the coding sequence ATGGCATTTTTGGAAGCAAAAAATATAAGCTTTACTTATCCTGATGAAAAACAGCCTGTATTAAAGGACATTTCATTTTCAGTTGAACAGGGGGAATTTATTGTTCTTTGTGGTTCATCTGGAAGTGGAAAATCCACTTTACTCCGGCTTATTAAGAGAGAGATCGCTCCACATGGAGAAAAAAAAGGAGAGTTCTTCTTAGAGAATAATCCCCTTTTAACTATAGAAGCAGAAGAAGTAGCAAAAAGTATCGGCATGGTTTTTCAAGACCCTGAAAATCAAATCGTTATGGACAAGGTTTTAGAAGAACTTATTTTTGGCCTTGAAAATATGGGAGCATCAACAGGAGAGATGAGAAAGCGAGTAGCAGAGATTGTCCATTTCTTCGGATTAGAAGGTTTACTTGATAAAAAAACATATGAGCTTTCTGGAGGACAAAAGCAGCTTGTAAACTTAGCGTCTGTTCTGTTAATGGAGCCAAAGGTATTGTTACTTGATGAGCCAACGTCTCAATTAGATCCTGTTTCAGCAAGAGAGTTTATCGGAATGCTTCAAACAATGAACGAAGAATTTGGCATTACTGTTATTATTGCAGAGCATCGGTTAGAAGAGCTTTTTGGGATTGCCGACCGAGCTATGGTGTTGGATAAAGGTGAGATGCTTTACTTTGATCATCCGCGTAGTGTTATTCAAAGGCTTGGGTCTGAAAAGAATCATGAAATGTACAATTACTTACCAAGTCCTGCAAGATTATTTTTAGATCAAAGCAATGAACGACATTCGGGTTTGATTCCCCTGTCTGTTAAGGAAGGAAAGAAATGGTTAAATAGTCTACATGTTACGGTTACAAAGGAAATCACAGAGAATAAAACCTACCAAGATATGCTTTTACAGTTAAAGCATCTTGATTTCCAATATTCGAAGGATACGAACAAAATTTTAAATAATTTATCCCTTAACGTATTTGAAGGAGAATGGCTAACAATAGTCGGGCTAATGGTACGGGAAAATCTACGCTCTTAA
- a CDS encoding energy-coupling factor transporter transmembrane component T: MNKGIHSFHPFVSFFYYVGAAALVMLYKHPVFLFVAALLFILFHLQLDRGKTLRSWLVMMFFLSIFFLIINPLINRRGTHILFYLYHNPVMLEAIIQGVILALSIFTLLVLFASYNLVITAEKFLFLFSRILPQWALLTMLSMRFVPLLKRRLREIESVQKGKGLSVSEGKIRTRAKNGILLIQILLTWSLEEAIQTADSMAARGYGLKKRSKYTPFKMEIQDWLVLFTLLLIGSVAVAGWWLGDGVLSIYPILESPVIQGREWFYLGVFTLYLAIPLFIEGRDTVRWHFWKQKI; the protein is encoded by the coding sequence ATGAATAAAGGAATTCATAGCTTTCATCCTTTCGTTAGTTTTTTTTATTATGTGGGCGCAGCAGCACTGGTAATGCTTTATAAGCATCCGGTGTTTTTATTTGTTGCAGCTCTTTTATTCATTCTTTTTCATTTGCAGCTTGATAGGGGAAAAACATTAAGAAGCTGGCTTGTTATGATGTTTTTTCTATCTATTTTCTTTCTGATTATTAACCCTTTAATCAATCGAAGAGGAACTCATATCTTATTTTATTTATATCATAACCCTGTCATGTTAGAGGCAATTATACAGGGAGTGATATTAGCATTATCAATCTTTACGCTACTGGTTTTATTTGCTTCATATAACCTTGTGATCACAGCTGAAAAGTTTTTATTTCTTTTTTCTAGGATCCTTCCTCAATGGGCTTTACTAACGATGCTTTCTATGAGATTTGTGCCATTGTTAAAACGAAGATTAAGAGAAATAGAATCGGTACAAAAAGGGAAGGGTTTGTCTGTTTCAGAGGGGAAAATTCGAACTCGTGCAAAGAACGGTATTTTACTTATACAAATTTTATTAACATGGTCTTTAGAGGAAGCAATTCAAACCGCAGATTCTATGGCAGCACGTGGGTATGGTCTTAAAAAGAGAAGCAAATATACGCCTTTTAAAATGGAGATCCAAGATTGGCTTGTATTGTTTACGTTACTATTGATAGGAAGTGTAGCAGTAGCAGGCTGGTGGCTGGGAGATGGGGTGTTAAGCATCTATCCTATCTTAGAATCACCAGTTATTCAAGGAAGAGAATGGTTTTATCTTGGTGTTTTCACTCTATATCTTGCCATCCCACTATTTATTGAGGGGAGGGATACAGTTCGATGGCATTTTTGGAAGCAAAAAATATAA
- a CDS encoding DUF4430 domain-containing protein, whose amino-acid sequence MKTFLLIVFSTILFFTAACEKDEVSPVLNEETSEETQSNDTSDQEAEQIADSTKKVESEDKQGVQTQEKTTEETTAAVEEDKKEETKESSSTSSQSKSSSTTTNTTNTSEKKVTEKTQSTTQKTETPTKKAANESTKQDTTTATKEQSTTPPPKKEEPKQAVTISIVGDSEKGTILPATKVVMSEGNTVLDVTLTILKQKGIPVSVTGSGSSAYVEGIDNLFEFDRGQFSGWTVKRNGSTLNRSAGVITVTNGDTVQWIYTTNYNED is encoded by the coding sequence ATGAAAACCTTTCTGCTGATTGTGTTCTCGACAATTTTATTCTTTACTGCAGCATGTGAAAAAGACGAAGTATCACCGGTATTAAATGAAGAAACAAGTGAGGAAACACAGTCAAACGATACGAGTGATCAAGAAGCAGAACAAATAGCTGATTCCACCAAAAAAGTCGAATCCGAAGATAAACAAGGAGTGCAAACACAAGAGAAAACTACAGAAGAAACAACGGCTGCTGTTGAAGAAGATAAAAAAGAAGAAACAAAGGAATCATCTTCTACATCATCACAAAGCAAGTCTTCTAGTACAACAACTAATACAACAAACACTTCTGAAAAGAAAGTAACAGAAAAAACACAAAGCACTACTCAAAAGACTGAAACACCAACTAAAAAAGCTGCAAATGAATCAACGAAACAAGATACAACTACTGCTACAAAAGAACAATCAACCACACCACCACCGAAAAAGGAAGAACCAAAGCAGGCGGTTACCATCTCAATTGTAGGTGATAGTGAAAAAGGAACCATTCTTCCTGCTACAAAGGTTGTGATGAGTGAAGGAAATACAGTTTTGGATGTAACACTAACTATCTTAAAACAAAAAGGTATACCTGTTAGCGTAACAGGAAGCGGATCATCTGCGTATGTGGAGGGTATTGATAATTTATTTGAATTCGACCGAGGTCAATTTAGTGGCTGGACTGTAAAAAGAAATGGTTCAACGTTAAACCGAAGTGCAGGTGTTATAACAGTCACTAATGGTGATACTGTTCAGTGGATCTATACAACAAATTATAATGAGGATTAA